ATAGGTCATACCTGTTTATTGATTGATTCCCAAGAAGTGGATATCGAGAAGTCCTTTAAATCACTTGTTTTTCCGatcttttttttgacaATGCCTAGAAAGGCAACTCTATTGAAGTCTTTAAGTAGGGGCCGTATCCGTGCTTCTTTCAACAAATATAACCTTTTCAATCTTTACAAGAAGGGAAgaattgattttaaatcCAAGACATTATATCAACAAAAATGGTCTGCGAAACAAGAAACTAGAGCATACCATGGTGAACATATTACTGAATCGCGTTGGCAAATGTTTTTCAATCccaaattgaaatcagTGGCTCAATTAGATGCTTCATTACGAACCTCCACTTCCTCGAAAAACCAAATTGAACCTACACCTTTCTTGATGCAGACATATGCGGTTCTCGAGAAAAGATTGGATTTTGCCATTTTTAGAGCCATGTTTGCATCATCAGTAAGACAAGCAAGACAGTTCATCTTACATGGGAATGTACGTGTTAATGGTATTAAGATTAAACATCCTGGGTTCACTTTGAAACCTGGAGATACGTTTAGTGTTCATTCTAGTAAAGTTTTACAAGCTATGGGTGCTAAGAAGCCAAGTTTTGAAGAAGCTTTGAGAGTTGATAAGAAACAAATTGTGTTGTGGAATAAATATGTGAAAGAAGCCAAGGAGAATCCAAGATCTGTTTGGGAAGCCAAGATCAAGAAATATCAAGGGTTGGATGAATCTAACtcaaagaagatgaaatatttggaatttttggaaatgtataataagaatttggaaattGAACAACGTATTGAGTTACAAAATTCTACACCGGAAAAGCTTTTGACTAAGATATTGGAAATTCAAGCCAAGGAAGGTGACAAAATGTTATCTGCtaaatcttttgaaaaaattgtagACAAGGATCCACTTTTAGTGCAAGAAGTGTATAAATGCTATCAAGAGTTTTTAAATTCCGATAAATTAGACCATGCTACATTAAAGAATAgatctttgaaagaattgcAACAACTTTCTTCTCAATTGGTAAGTCAACCTAAGGAATTCAAGGAGAATTTGTCTGACAAAGCTAAAAAATCTATAAGGCAAGGTATTACAGACCTCTCAACGATTGcaaagaaatatcaaaCCTCCATATCTCAATTTTATAGAACAAACAAAGCAGCAAATAATGAAGCCACGGGGATCCCCTTCCATGCCAACTGGACAAACAGGTTAATCAGTCACTTACCATTGAATGTTTCTGAGATACGAGAAAAGGGAGAGAAGGAAAGCCgcaagataataaatttaccATGGCAAcgtaattatttttttggtcGCCAAGATCCCACTAAACCATATTTTACACCATGGAAACCAAGACCATTCTTGGCACCATTTTCCATCTTACCACATCATTTAGAGGTGTCTTTTAAGACTTGTCATGCTGTATATTTGAGGGATCCTGTGGCACGCCCTGGTCATTCAGAAGTTATTTCTCTATTTGATTTACCAGTTCATGAAAGAGCTTATATGTATTATGTTAGGAATGGTAAATAAGAGGaggtatatattttatcaaacttgtaaataaataataacatgaTTGACTTAAtgcttttctttatttttaaaaatttttttttttattaaatggtTGTATAAACGAAGACAGAGTATATAATACTATATGACGGTGCAATGCCATGCTAATGCTATGACTGGGAACGGTCTAACCTGCATGTTCAAAAACAGTGGATTCTAATTTACCCTTATCAAAAGTATGTTTTAATTGTTCAGGGATAGGGAATTCTAcgaaatcatcatcttcacctACGGGCAAATTGACATTAATAGTAGTTGAACAAGAAGTGTAAACCTCTGTATTCAATGAATCTTTGGATAGATAAATGTTCCCCCCTTCAGatttatcaattgaaatttgtgGTAATGATTCGATTACTTGAATACCAAATTTGTTggatttaataatatcaagaCCGGAGATACATGAATCAAGGACTAATGAACaattaattgtttcattGAATGTAATTGCGTTGACTTTACCCTTAATTTGAATCATGATGTCTGAACATTTGCCGATGAAGATAGATTCATCTTTGTTACCTTCGATGATTATTGGTTCGTTTGTATCTTTCAGGTCTGATTTCTCATAGTTTTCTACAAACCATTTGTTGCCTGATAATTCCTTTCTTGCAggtttttttgtttttaagGTACTTGGTTTCTTTGGGATTCTTGGTGGTGTATCAAACGAGGAATTAGAGTCTGAAGAGGATATAGCGGGGACAGTTGATGAGGCACGTAATTGTGGGTTTTTATGAGTTTGTTGAGATTTGTCCACTTTCTTTAAACCCtttgtaatattttcacCTTGATTCAATTCAGCAAATACAGCTCCAATACCTTGTTCTTGTGCAGAGGCAGGTTCAGAGGTTGATTTAATTTCGTAAATAGATGCAGGTGGTGGAGGTGGAGGAGGTGGTGGACCACCGGCACTTGGTGCAGGGGCAGGGGCAGAGGTAGAGGTAGAGGTAGAGGTAGAGGTAGAGGTAGATAATTCTTGTTTCACGGCA
Above is a genomic segment from Naumovozyma dairenensis CBS 421 chromosome 6, complete genome containing:
- the NAM9 gene encoding mitochondrial 37S ribosomal protein uS4m (similar to Saccharomyces cerevisiae NAM9 (YNL137C); ancestral locus Anc_2.129) produces the protein MPRKATLLKSLSRGRIRASFNKYNLFNLYKKGRIDFKSKTLYQQKWSAKQETRAYHGEHITESRWQMFFNPKLKSVAQLDASLRTSTSSKNQIEPTPFLMQTYAVLEKRLDFAIFRAMFASSVRQARQFILHGNVRVNGIKIKHPGFTLKPGDTFSVHSSKVLQAMGAKKPSFEEALRVDKKQIVLWNKYVKEAKENPRSVWEAKIKKYQGLDESNSKKMKYLEFLEMYNKNLEIEQRIELQNSTPEKLLTKILEIQAKEGDKMLSAKSFEKIVDKDPLLVQEVYKCYQEFLNSDKLDHATLKNRSLKELQQLSSQLVSQPKEFKENLSDKAKKSIRQGITDLSTIAKKYQTSISQFYRTNKAANNEATGIPFHANWTNRLISHLPLNVSEIREKGEKESRKIINLPWQRNYFFGRQDPTKPYFTPWKPRPFLAPFSILPHHLEVSFKTCHAVYLRDPVARPGHSEVISLFDLPVHERAYMYYVRNGK
- the SRV2 gene encoding adenylate cyclase-binding protein (similar to Saccharomyces cerevisiae SRV2 (YNL138W); ancestral locus Anc_2.128), which produces MVDTTLNAKFSMQGYNLVKLLKRLEDATSRLEDVTIYQEGYIQSKIQKASAAAGTSAQASIASDKDSKIASASNTKQPPKPEDFTEAIELKKDQPKSVIEFKNFIKNSVDPILELSKDIDPTVTDSMKLISLAFDSQLRLIKISTVSKKPDYTSTDFTNTLKPINDAIMKINELKDTHRQSKYFSYLNAITEGAPLFSWIAVTTPLSLLTDFKDAAQFWTNRVLKEFKDSDPNSVVWVKLFLQMFDDLKTYVKEYQTNGLDWNNATGMEFLAAVKQELSTSTSTSTSTSTSAPAPAPSAGGPPPPPPPPPASIYEIKSTSEPASAQEQGIGAVFAELNQGENITKGLKKVDKSQQTHKNPQLRASSTVPAISSSDSNSSFDTPPRIPKKPSTLKTKKPARKELSGNKWFVENYEKSDLKDTNEPIIIEGNKDESIFIGKCSDIMIQIKGKVNAITFNETINCSLVLDSCISGLDIIKSNKFGIQVIESLPQISIDKSEGGNIYLSKDSLNTEVYTSCSTTINVNLPVGEDDDFVEFPIPEQLKHTFDKGKLESTVFEHAG